Proteins from a genomic interval of Treponema brennaborense DSM 12168:
- the ppk1 gene encoding polyphosphate kinase 1, which translates to MNGTKHFFDKVTKTMKRPYTFFNRELSWIEFNARVLYEGCRRDIPVIERLKFLAIVSSNFDEFFMVRVAGLKRQQKAQPDKRDIAGLTAEEQLSAIAKRVHELVENQYRVLMNEVIPALSAEGIEYVPPKNYTAQQRLFTQTLFQDEIFPLLTPLRTDTAEFPHISNLKLHAAFLLSPLPDITVRNDAFAAQNGEQPVAVVQVPSAIPRIVVLPSPAGRKMFSVLDDIISEYGTLLFPGYTVEETMLFKVTRDADFAVDEDAGSDFIQAMEEVLEKRQSSFPVRLVCTRTSPAILAFLMEKQHLSEKDVYRVEGLLDPSTLLDLADLPEAAALKYEDWERFYPEELHKDVPLWDTLKQRDILLHVPYQSYEPVISFVNDAADDGDVLAIKMTLYRTSGNSPIIRALERAARNGKQVTVFVELKARFDEKQNISWAAQLEKAGVIVVYGIVNLKVHAKILLVVRRESAGIRRYVHLSTGNYNDKTAKFYVDMSLFTANQEIANDATLFFNIISGYSVIQPMKRLIMAPVNLKSRLIDLIEREISLSTPESPGLIMAKMNSLGHREIIEALYRASRAGVQIALNVRGICMLVPGVREQSEHICVTGIIDRYLEHTRIFYFLNGGAEELYLSSADWMPRNLDRRVELMFPITQENIFKTVKDTLLSYFKDNTHAQRLQPDGSWQPVQAAPREENSSAQRHFYHSYRQIAEISKREIPLEFVVRRKD; encoded by the coding sequence ATAAACGGCACGAAACATTTTTTTGATAAGGTAACGAAAACGATGAAACGACCGTACACTTTTTTTAACCGGGAACTCTCATGGATAGAATTTAACGCGCGCGTATTGTACGAAGGCTGCCGCCGCGACATACCGGTCATTGAACGGCTGAAATTTCTTGCCATCGTTTCTTCAAATTTCGATGAATTTTTCATGGTACGAGTCGCGGGGCTCAAACGGCAGCAGAAAGCCCAGCCCGACAAACGCGATATTGCCGGTTTGACCGCCGAAGAACAATTGTCCGCGATTGCGAAACGCGTGCACGAATTGGTTGAAAACCAGTACCGCGTGTTAATGAACGAAGTTATTCCCGCACTGAGCGCTGAAGGAATCGAATACGTTCCGCCGAAGAACTACACGGCGCAGCAGCGGCTGTTTACGCAAACGCTGTTTCAGGACGAAATATTCCCGCTGCTGACGCCGCTGCGCACGGATACGGCGGAATTTCCGCACATATCGAACCTGAAACTGCACGCCGCCTTTCTGCTGTCGCCGCTGCCCGACATCACCGTCCGCAACGACGCGTTTGCGGCACAGAACGGCGAACAGCCCGTTGCCGTCGTGCAGGTTCCCTCCGCGATTCCCCGCATCGTCGTGCTGCCCTCGCCGGCGGGACGCAAAATGTTCTCGGTGCTCGACGATATCATCAGCGAATACGGAACGCTGCTGTTTCCCGGCTATACCGTTGAAGAAACGATGCTTTTTAAAGTAACGCGCGATGCAGATTTTGCCGTCGACGAAGACGCCGGCTCCGATTTCATTCAGGCGATGGAAGAAGTGCTTGAAAAACGGCAGTCGTCGTTTCCGGTGCGGCTGGTGTGTACCCGAACCAGCCCCGCAATTTTGGCGTTTCTGATGGAAAAACAGCACCTTTCGGAAAAAGACGTGTATCGGGTTGAAGGGCTGCTCGATCCTTCCACGCTGCTTGATCTGGCCGATTTGCCCGAAGCCGCGGCGCTCAAATACGAAGACTGGGAACGGTTTTATCCGGAGGAGCTGCACAAAGACGTTCCGCTGTGGGACACGCTCAAACAACGGGACATTTTGCTGCACGTTCCCTACCAGTCGTACGAACCGGTTATATCGTTCGTAAACGACGCGGCGGACGACGGCGACGTCCTCGCAATAAAAATGACGCTGTACCGCACCAGCGGCAACTCGCCTATTATCCGGGCGCTCGAACGGGCCGCCCGAAACGGCAAACAGGTTACGGTTTTTGTGGAACTGAAAGCCCGATTCGATGAAAAGCAGAACATATCCTGGGCGGCGCAGCTTGAAAAAGCCGGCGTCATCGTCGTATACGGGATCGTAAACTTGAAAGTACATGCAAAAATACTGCTCGTCGTCCGCCGCGAAAGCGCCGGCATCCGCCGGTACGTGCATCTTTCCACCGGAAACTATAACGACAAGACCGCCAAATTTTACGTCGACATGTCCCTGTTTACGGCGAATCAGGAAATCGCAAACGACGCGACGCTTTTTTTCAACATCATTTCCGGTTATTCGGTCATTCAGCCGATGAAACGGCTCATCATGGCGCCGGTCAATCTGAAATCGCGCCTGATAGATTTAATAGAACGCGAAATAAGTCTTTCCACGCCGGAATCACCGGGTTTGATCATGGCAAAAATGAACAGCCTCGGCCATCGGGAAATCATCGAAGCGCTGTATCGGGCAAGCCGCGCGGGCGTGCAGATAGCGCTGAACGTTCGGGGAATCTGTATGCTGGTTCCCGGCGTCCGGGAACAAAGCGAGCACATTTGCGTTACCGGCATCATAGATCGGTATTTGGAACACACGCGGATTTTTTACTTTCTGAACGGCGGGGCCGAAGAACTCTATCTTTCCAGTGCCGACTGGATGCCGCGGAATCTCGATCGGCGCGTGGAACTGATGTTTCCGATCACGCAGGAAAACATATTCAAAACGGTCAAAGACACGCTGCTGTCCTATTTCAAGGACAACACGCACGCACAGCGGCTCCAACCGGACGGTTCGTGGCAGCCGGTGCAGGCCGCGCCGCGTGAAGAAAACAGCAGCGCACAGCGGCACTTTTACCATTCGTACCGGCAAATCGCCGAAATATCGAAGCGTGAAATTCCGCTCGAGTTCGTCGTCAGACGCAAAGACTGA
- a CDS encoding MGH1-like glycoside hydrolase domain-containing protein translates to MNKRDFPKIHFYDQDFVDIYDKTWAWLQDYWINPKNSDNATDGYFVYPQNDTYILDQFEAIFSSFFLVYSNRNYPANQNIDYFYARQEESGAIRWKYDIKDNAPIVSAENPEGVGLPLFAWAEFNLFHKSANKRRVKDIMPVLQRYMDWIDRTFKQPNGLYAAPPCAGAMYNSPREGAFYPIDFNAALAVNAMYMAALGDILNDKDLNFQYKRMYFSLKTRINSLMWNGETAFYHDLDENEQKLPQKTIAGFLPLLAEMPNEDRASQLIAHLSNPATFGTEHPFPTLSADSFDFRETGEGFRGGVYPPFNFMVIKGLEKYQRWDLARECAIRHLYYILDAMFPNGSHNKGDLWEAYQPCKEGVASMAENPDFPRRRCIHYAGLSTIALMIENVVGLSISLPRKTVDWIIPNLEIMGIENLSLKRNLITILSNKSQRGWEIQMESEKLYYFTINILGQKKKTLPIPSGKCSMLIDKL, encoded by the coding sequence GTGAACAAACGCGATTTTCCCAAAATCCACTTTTACGATCAGGATTTTGTTGATATCTATGATAAAACGTGGGCTTGGCTCCAGGACTACTGGATCAATCCCAAAAACAGCGACAATGCAACCGACGGATATTTCGTTTATCCGCAAAACGACACATATATTCTCGACCAATTTGAAGCAATTTTTTCGTCTTTTTTTCTGGTATACTCGAACCGTAATTATCCGGCAAATCAAAACATCGATTATTTCTATGCAAGACAAGAAGAAAGCGGTGCCATCCGTTGGAAATACGACATAAAAGACAACGCTCCGATAGTTTCCGCAGAAAATCCCGAAGGCGTGGGGCTGCCTCTGTTCGCCTGGGCGGAATTCAATCTGTTCCATAAATCGGCGAATAAACGCCGCGTCAAGGACATCATGCCCGTTTTGCAGCGATACATGGATTGGATCGACCGCACGTTCAAACAGCCGAACGGTCTGTACGCCGCTCCGCCGTGCGCGGGCGCGATGTACAATTCACCCCGGGAAGGCGCGTTTTACCCGATCGACTTCAACGCAGCACTCGCAGTAAACGCCATGTATATGGCGGCGCTCGGCGACATTCTGAACGACAAGGATTTGAATTTTCAATACAAACGGATGTATTTTTCACTGAAGACGCGCATCAATTCACTGATGTGGAACGGCGAAACCGCGTTTTATCACGATTTGGATGAAAACGAACAAAAACTTCCGCAAAAGACGATCGCGGGTTTTTTGCCGCTGCTCGCCGAAATGCCGAACGAAGACCGCGCCAGTCAGTTGATTGCGCATTTGTCGAATCCGGCGACGTTCGGAACCGAACATCCGTTTCCGACGCTGTCCGCGGACAGTTTCGACTTCCGCGAAACCGGAGAAGGTTTCCGCGGCGGCGTATATCCGCCGTTCAATTTTATGGTTATCAAGGGACTCGAGAAATACCAGCGGTGGGACCTTGCCCGCGAATGCGCAATCCGGCATCTGTATTACATTCTCGACGCAATGTTTCCCAACGGTTCGCACAACAAAGGCGACTTGTGGGAAGCGTACCAGCCCTGCAAGGAAGGCGTCGCGTCCATGGCGGAAAACCCCGATTTTCCGCGAAGACGCTGCATCCATTACGCGGGACTTTCGACAATCGCGCTTATGATCGAAAACGTCGTCGGCTTGTCCATAAGCCTACCGCGTAAAACGGTCGACTGGATCATTCCGAATCTGGAAATCATGGGAATTGAAAACCTGTCGCTCAAACGGAACCTGATAACCATTCTTTCCAACAAAAGCCAGCGCGGCTGGGAAATCCAAATGGAAAGCGAAAAGCTGTATTATTTTACGATAAATATTTTAGGTCAAAAAAAGAAAACGCTGCCCATCCCCTCCGGAAAATGTTCCATGCTTATAGACAAGCTGTGA
- a CDS encoding diguanylate cyclase — MSYSVQAVINNDLKQTTRECRSVLQNLIDSSFDMLHRLASFWAVSGSSDDTPFRSFLQNSEDSGYIMGIMDASGMVYFSDTYRTDVSDKDFFTRIMNGEDVISDSMPVKYADGSQREYVLLGVPLIIDGTPCGGLCIIYDSLYWGNLLLHEDIEGIGTNMVIDTSGCLIATHEDMRYFTDFYDMMVKRGFITEQEVPVLKEKINTTESGYFTYKNKENSALRYVYYRKADVKDWIILSLVVHEAYDTEFWDLKNEAVAVFIKTVVISLLICGFVGAFIFLRKKERQRLLRDSLTNVYTRSAARHIVEKDLHGAKTAAASETEPSLLSGHFNCCMFLDVDNFKSFNDTKGHAYGESARSDTAPERHRGALRRRRV, encoded by the coding sequence TTGAGTTACTCCGTTCAGGCTGTTATCAACAACGATCTTAAGCAGACTACGCGGGAATGCAGATCCGTTCTGCAAAATCTGATAGATTCGTCGTTCGACATGCTGCACCGGCTTGCTTCGTTCTGGGCCGTTTCCGGCAGCAGCGACGACACGCCGTTTCGCTCTTTTTTGCAGAATTCCGAGGACTCCGGGTATATTATGGGCATCATGGACGCTTCGGGCATGGTATATTTCAGCGATACCTATCGTACGGACGTTTCTGATAAGGATTTTTTTACCCGGATCATGAACGGAGAAGACGTGATTTCCGATTCAATGCCCGTGAAGTACGCCGACGGTTCTCAGCGGGAATATGTGCTGCTGGGTGTGCCGCTGATCATCGACGGAACCCCATGCGGCGGCTTATGTATCATATACGATTCGCTTTATTGGGGAAACCTGCTGCTGCATGAAGATATCGAAGGAATCGGTACGAATATGGTGATCGACACGTCCGGCTGCCTGATCGCAACGCATGAAGATATGCGCTATTTTACCGATTTTTACGACATGATGGTAAAACGCGGTTTTATTACCGAACAGGAAGTTCCCGTGCTGAAAGAAAAAATAAATACGACCGAATCCGGTTATTTTACCTATAAAAACAAGGAAAACTCCGCACTCCGGTACGTATATTATCGGAAAGCGGATGTCAAAGATTGGATCATATTGAGTTTGGTAGTTCACGAAGCGTATGATACGGAGTTTTGGGATTTGAAAAACGAAGCAGTTGCCGTTTTTATAAAAACGGTGGTGATTTCCTTGCTGATATGCGGGTTCGTGGGAGCTTTCATCTTTTTACGCAAAAAAGAGCGGCAGCGGCTGCTGCGCGATTCCCTGACTAACGTGTACACCAGGAGTGCGGCGCGCCATATCGTCGAAAAGGATTTGCACGGCGCAAAAACCGCCGCTGCAAGCGAAACCGAACCGTCTCTGCTGTCGGGACACTTCAACTGCTGCATGTTTCTTGATGTGGATAATTTCAAATCGTTCAACGATACGAAAGGACATGCGTACGGCGAATCTGCTCGTTCAGACACTGCACCGGAACGACATCGTGGCGCGTTACGGCGGCGACGAGTTTAA
- a CDS encoding HD domain-containing protein encodes MTELEAVIEIGSTGLRLLVAQIREHGVHEKADRNGAGWTVIDRSEMPVALGRDVFTDGFISRETLLQCLQILNRFQEQLAGWGIQNEHVAVIATSAFREARNRDAVLDRIMVKTGFHVKVIDGIEENRLMYLAVSECLKDKTFHLEGMNSIILEVGGGSTELMLIEQGKMAGAHSLRLGTVIIEQQLRAMMGSLQDARRFLEEFIRNTRGSLDTELNLSNVLQFIAVGSEAQIAAGICGTKISDNLRQISRTAFDGFVDDIQEYSIEECVARFKIPYSDAQALHIGLMAYKFFLKLTNAQEILVPHTSIREGLIASRLLQPDVKLQDDFRLQVTASALSLARKYKADEKHAEYVSMISLKLFDALKAELGLEERSRMLLEVAAILHDIGMFIRADKHEEHSMYIIAHADIFGLTQDDIAIISQVAYYHRGSHSPQDDAQFAVRPRADRITILKLTAILRVADAFDRGHSQKINDFSIDFRQDSLIIKCKGTHNIMLERMAVAEKSNVFESVFGYKVILV; translated from the coding sequence ATGACGGAACTTGAAGCAGTTATAGAAATCGGATCAACGGGACTGCGGCTTTTGGTAGCTCAAATTCGGGAACACGGCGTGCACGAAAAAGCCGACCGGAACGGAGCCGGCTGGACGGTTATAGACCGTTCGGAAATGCCCGTTGCGCTCGGACGCGACGTTTTTACCGACGGTTTCATATCACGCGAAACGCTGCTGCAGTGCCTGCAAATTCTGAACCGATTTCAGGAACAGCTCGCCGGCTGGGGAATCCAAAACGAACACGTCGCCGTTATCGCGACGAGCGCGTTCCGGGAAGCGCGCAACCGCGACGCCGTACTCGACCGTATCATGGTAAAAACCGGTTTTCACGTAAAAGTTATCGACGGAATAGAAGAAAACCGGCTCATGTATCTGGCGGTCAGTGAATGTCTCAAGGATAAAACCTTCCACCTTGAAGGCATGAATTCGATCATTCTGGAAGTCGGCGGCGGCTCTACCGAACTGATGCTCATCGAACAGGGAAAAATGGCCGGCGCGCACAGTTTACGGCTGGGAACGGTTATCATCGAACAGCAGCTGCGGGCCATGATGGGTTCGCTGCAGGACGCGCGCCGCTTTCTGGAAGAATTCATCCGCAATACGCGAGGTTCGCTCGATACGGAACTGAACCTGTCGAACGTTCTGCAGTTTATTGCCGTCGGATCGGAAGCACAGATCGCCGCAGGCATCTGCGGAACCAAAATATCCGACAATTTGCGGCAAATTTCGCGGACGGCGTTCGACGGCTTCGTCGACGACATTCAGGAGTATTCTATAGAAGAATGCGTCGCCCGTTTTAAGATCCCGTACAGCGACGCGCAGGCACTGCACATCGGCTTGATGGCGTACAAGTTCTTTCTGAAATTGACCAACGCGCAGGAAATTCTGGTGCCGCATACGAGCATCCGCGAAGGACTGATCGCAAGCAGACTGCTGCAGCCGGACGTAAAACTGCAGGACGACTTCCGCCTGCAAGTTACCGCGTCGGCGCTCAGCCTCGCGCGGAAATATAAAGCCGACGAAAAGCACGCCGAATATGTCAGCATGATTTCGCTTAAACTGTTCGACGCGCTCAAGGCCGAACTCGGTCTTGAAGAACGGTCGCGGATGCTGCTTGAAGTAGCCGCCATACTGCACGACATCGGCATGTTCATCCGGGCGGATAAACACGAAGAGCACAGCATGTACATTATCGCACACGCGGATATTTTCGGGCTGACGCAGGACGACATTGCGATAATATCGCAAGTCGCCTATTATCACCGCGGATCGCATTCTCCGCAGGACGACGCGCAGTTTGCCGTTCGCCCGCGTGCAGACCGCATCACGATACTGAAGCTGACGGCCATTCTGCGCGTCGCGGACGCGTTCGACCGCGGGCATTCACAAAAAATTAACGATTTCAGCATCGATTTCAGACAGGACAGTCTTATAATCAAATGCAAAGGAACGCACAACATCATGCTGGAGCGGATGGCGGTTGCCGAAAAATCGAACGTGTTTGAATCGGTATTCGGCTATAAAGTCATTCTGGTATAA
- a CDS encoding diguanylate cyclase: MARYGGDEFNVWCFDVSGKDDALQQAESIVQAFRTKSEIRISLGVTLIRYGESDASSILMRADKALYEAKSLGKNGFVFAE; this comes from the coding sequence GTGGCGCGTTACGGCGGCGACGAGTTTAACGTGTGGTGCTTCGACGTATCCGGCAAAGACGACGCGCTGCAGCAGGCCGAATCGATCGTTCAGGCTTTCAGAACGAAATCGGAAATCCGGATCAGCCTCGGCGTTACGCTGATCAGATACGGTGAAAGCGACGCATCGTCGATTCTCATGCGTGCCGACAAGGCGCTGTACGAAGCAAAATCGCTGGGTAAAAACGGATTCGTATTCGCGGAGTAA
- a CDS encoding asparaginase domain-containing protein codes for MYQSHVYLEARILLSAADTVFSDEGKPCVTAPGILETVCLLAGTLSCSFPEKARFERLTGALPESESRRLTGLSLKVAENGRLEIEFHHRKKSVHIEEVRLEEDAGRLTRSEGKTRMDYTYAGYPSVRIKTGADFELGEEAELFLNELRRLIQYLGISGDIQIETAIRCNAYAALARYPEIPTYYVKLRNLNSFNFVRKAINSELDRQESVLTGGGTVASESRLWNERQNITESYKQRSRQDVRRFEPVTPAAYETIPAAGSVPCELPEPRRRRLCAEYSVSRIDADFICDEKERADFFEEAVRLGADPVAAAHIMNADLVRLLKRQNLSISQNPVSAARFASIVQLFVAHRIHGGLVKQLIQNIIDTDKDPEEAVERKGFAQISSEEELLPLIRKVITANPAEAEKLRAGDMAPLEFLTGLIMKRTAGRASPQTVKYLFKRELHISIVYVLSAGGAISARRRPDGSISAEDGQVLRELFAQSVPDVRVQVVPVGRLFSEEMEPADFAPLIAEIAERIAAGIATGIVVAHGKDTLPYTAALLFWLFSDAAVPVVLTASAALPEDSDEARRNLTLAAETAVREKSGVYVVFGGKVLSPLNLKFVRPAPDGFVNWNLKEPVFTGSGPLAVQFSGIQEPDPHVMRNLLREAAGSMMLCRIYPGFKAERYVSMIEEGTRTFFLELYESGTGNMRDGDYSLKPLLLRGKKHNCRFYCTSQQECRTEFSDYTTSRRVWREGAVPMGLLTTESAVALYYAAALLCDSADELDALMESYAEQYAV; via the coding sequence ATGTACCAGTCCCACGTCTATCTTGAAGCGCGTATTCTGCTGTCCGCGGCGGACACGGTGTTTTCCGATGAAGGGAAACCGTGCGTTACGGCTCCCGGTATTCTGGAAACCGTTTGTCTGCTGGCGGGTACGCTGAGTTGTTCTTTTCCGGAAAAAGCCCGGTTCGAGCGATTGACGGGCGCGCTGCCGGAATCTGAATCCCGCCGCTTGACCGGCCTGTCGCTGAAAGTGGCGGAAAACGGACGGCTTGAGATTGAATTCCATCATCGGAAAAAGTCCGTTCATATTGAAGAAGTCCGGCTTGAAGAAGACGCGGGCAGACTGACGCGTTCGGAAGGGAAGACGCGCATGGATTATACGTACGCCGGTTATCCGAGCGTGCGCATCAAAACCGGAGCGGATTTTGAACTCGGAGAAGAAGCCGAGCTGTTTTTGAACGAACTGCGCCGGCTGATTCAGTATTTGGGAATTTCAGGCGATATTCAAATTGAAACGGCGATCCGCTGCAACGCGTACGCGGCGCTCGCCCGGTATCCTGAAATTCCGACGTACTACGTAAAACTGCGCAACCTGAATTCGTTCAATTTCGTGCGTAAAGCGATCAATTCGGAGCTCGACCGGCAGGAATCGGTGCTGACCGGCGGCGGGACGGTCGCGTCGGAAAGCCGCCTGTGGAACGAACGGCAGAATATCACCGAATCGTATAAGCAGCGCAGCCGTCAGGACGTACGCCGCTTCGAGCCGGTAACGCCCGCCGCCTACGAAACGATTCCCGCCGCAGGCAGCGTTCCGTGCGAACTGCCGGAACCGCGGCGCCGCCGGCTGTGCGCCGAATATTCGGTGAGCAGAATCGACGCGGATTTTATCTGCGATGAAAAAGAACGCGCCGATTTTTTTGAAGAAGCGGTGCGTCTCGGTGCAGACCCTGTTGCGGCGGCTCACATCATGAACGCGGATCTGGTTCGGCTTTTGAAACGGCAGAATCTTTCCATTTCGCAAAATCCCGTGTCGGCGGCGCGGTTCGCTTCGATCGTGCAGTTGTTCGTTGCGCATCGGATTCACGGCGGTTTGGTAAAACAGCTTATCCAGAACATCATAGATACGGACAAGGATCCCGAAGAAGCGGTCGAACGCAAAGGGTTCGCGCAGATTTCTTCGGAAGAAGAATTGCTGCCGCTGATACGGAAGGTAATAACGGCGAATCCTGCCGAGGCGGAAAAACTGCGTGCGGGCGACATGGCGCCGCTCGAATTCCTGACCGGACTGATCATGAAACGGACGGCGGGCCGCGCTTCTCCGCAAACGGTAAAATATCTGTTCAAGCGGGAACTGCACATCAGCATCGTGTACGTACTGTCCGCCGGCGGCGCTATCAGCGCGCGCCGCCGCCCCGACGGTTCCATTTCCGCAGAAGACGGTCAAGTGCTGCGCGAACTGTTCGCCCAGTCGGTTCCCGACGTGCGCGTGCAGGTGGTGCCGGTCGGCCGGCTGTTCAGCGAGGAAATGGAACCTGCCGATTTTGCGCCGCTGATTGCCGAAATTGCCGAACGGATCGCCGCCGGCATCGCGACAGGCATCGTCGTTGCGCACGGTAAGGATACGCTGCCGTATACCGCGGCGCTGCTGTTCTGGCTGTTTTCCGACGCGGCCGTTCCGGTCGTATTGACCGCTTCCGCGGCGCTGCCGGAAGATTCCGACGAAGCGCGGCGCAATCTGACGTTAGCTGCCGAAACGGCGGTCCGTGAAAAGAGCGGCGTGTACGTGGTTTTCGGCGGAAAGGTGCTTTCTCCGCTCAATTTGAAATTCGTGCGTCCGGCGCCGGACGGCTTCGTCAATTGGAATCTGAAAGAACCGGTTTTTACCGGTTCGGGGCCGCTCGCCGTTCAGTTTTCCGGAATTCAGGAACCCGATCCGCACGTCATGCGGAATCTGCTGCGCGAGGCCGCCGGCAGCATGATGCTGTGCCGGATATATCCGGGCTTCAAAGCCGAGCGGTACGTTTCGATGATAGAAGAAGGAACGCGGACGTTTTTTCTTGAACTGTACGAGTCGGGAACCGGCAACATGCGCGACGGAGATTATTCTCTGAAACCGCTGCTTCTGCGCGGGAAAAAACATAATTGCCGGTTTTACTGTACGTCGCAGCAGGAATGCCGCACGGAATTTTCGGATTATACCACGAGTCGCCGCGTTTGGCGCGAGGGCGCCGTTCCCATGGGGCTGCTTACGACGGAATCGGCCGTCGCGCTGTATTACGCCGCGGCGCTGCTGTGCGATTCGGCGGACGAACTCGACGCGCTGATGGAATCGTACGCCGAACAATACGCCGTGTAG
- a CDS encoding glycosyltransferase, with protein sequence MKVAIVHDWLVNYGGAELFVEYLLKLYPDAELFTLVYDKKRLGAHFEHCKIHTSFFQRIPFSSKIYTKLLKFMPSAFESFDFSGFDLVISSSSSCAKGVITPPYVPHVAFIHSPMRYAWDLFFDYRKRSGFLTRLFMDTWMPQIRLWDYVSSQRVDLLAANSRYIARRIKKFWNRDAAVVYLPVDVSRFTPCDDEPDTFYVAFSRLVPYKRIDLAVSACKKLGRKLIVIGSGSEEKRLRKLAAGDRNIVFTGRLSDEALLNYLQRCRALIFCAEEDFGFVPLEVQACGRPVIAFGRGGAKETVVDGKTGIFFEKQETDSVADAILSFEALDQKSVFKKDVISAHAKSFTEERFQREFKALVQEAFRKATYQP encoded by the coding sequence ATGAAAGTAGCAATCGTACATGACTGGCTGGTAAATTACGGAGGGGCCGAACTCTTTGTTGAATATCTGTTGAAGCTGTATCCCGATGCGGAACTTTTTACGCTAGTGTATGACAAAAAAAGATTGGGCGCCCATTTTGAACATTGTAAAATACACACTTCGTTTTTTCAGCGAATCCCTTTCTCTTCAAAGATTTATACCAAACTGCTGAAATTTATGCCGTCGGCGTTTGAATCGTTCGATTTTTCGGGTTTTGATTTGGTAATTTCAAGTTCTTCGTCTTGTGCTAAGGGCGTTATTACCCCTCCGTATGTTCCTCACGTGGCGTTCATTCACTCCCCGATGCGGTATGCATGGGATTTGTTTTTCGATTACCGAAAGAGAAGCGGATTTTTGACCCGTTTGTTTATGGATACATGGATGCCGCAGATCCGCTTATGGGATTACGTCAGCAGCCAGCGGGTGGATCTTTTGGCTGCGAATTCACGGTATATAGCGCGCAGAATCAAAAAATTCTGGAACAGAGACGCTGCCGTAGTGTATCTTCCGGTGGATGTCAGTCGATTTACACCGTGCGACGATGAACCGGATACCTTCTACGTTGCTTTTTCCCGTCTCGTTCCGTACAAGCGGATAGATCTCGCCGTTTCCGCATGTAAAAAGCTGGGGAGAAAGCTGATCGTCATCGGCAGCGGTTCAGAAGAAAAAAGGTTGCGGAAACTTGCGGCCGGCGACCGCAATATCGTTTTTACCGGCAGACTTTCCGACGAAGCACTTTTGAATTATCTGCAGCGGTGCCGTGCCTTGATTTTCTGTGCTGAGGAAGATTTCGGATTCGTTCCGCTTGAAGTTCAGGCATGCGGCCGGCCGGTAATTGCATTCGGGCGCGGCGGTGCTAAAGAAACCGTTGTGGACGGAAAAACGGGAATTTTTTTTGAAAAACAGGAAACGGATTCCGTCGCAGATGCAATTCTATCGTTTGAAGCATTAGATCAAAAGTCCGTCTTCAAAAAGGATGTGATATCGGCACATGCCAAATCATTTACGGAAGAACGCTTTCAGCGCGAATTCAAAGCGCTGGTTCAAGAAGCCTTCCGGAAAGCGACATATCAGCCATGA